Proteins from a genomic interval of Microbacterium imperiale:
- a CDS encoding fructose 1,6-bisphosphatase — translation MSPRRSLPLRTAVAAGGLALSLAVLSGCTQVADMINTVQGEPVSAVPAPAPSESPAMAFNSQFTYDGSVALSSDVAQDLELRLDVWAQNPKRTQEWTADAEKTFGFAVNVHDNRVDEKSVLSQKRRVFISSISITSQTAQTSGQVQSPFQFSADPRTLVPSDTIRSDRGLLLNSFQGGLYVPETVIHGLPVDTYGMTLEFAMTVWVEGNANDDASFMQQTVYQYLPVAIFSADQAQASAPTPSATP, via the coding sequence ATGTCTCCGCGCCGCTCCCTCCCCCTCCGCACCGCCGTCGCCGCGGGCGGTCTCGCCCTCTCCCTCGCCGTGCTCAGCGGCTGCACGCAGGTCGCCGACATGATCAACACCGTGCAGGGGGAGCCGGTGTCGGCCGTCCCCGCACCCGCTCCGTCGGAGTCGCCGGCGATGGCCTTCAACTCGCAGTTCACCTACGACGGCTCGGTGGCGCTGTCGTCCGACGTCGCGCAGGACCTCGAGCTGCGGCTCGATGTGTGGGCGCAGAACCCCAAGCGCACGCAGGAATGGACCGCCGACGCCGAGAAGACCTTCGGGTTCGCGGTGAACGTCCACGACAACCGCGTCGACGAGAAGTCGGTGCTGTCGCAGAAGCGCCGCGTGTTCATCTCGTCGATCTCGATCACATCGCAGACCGCGCAGACCTCCGGACAGGTGCAGAGCCCGTTCCAATTCAGCGCCGACCCGCGCACCCTGGTGCCCTCCGACACCATCCGCTCGGACCGCGGCCTGCTGCTCAACAGCTTCCAGGGCGGGCTGTACGTGCCCGAGACCGTCATCCACGGGCTGCCGGTCGACACCTACGGCATGACGCTCGAGTTCGCGATGACCGTCTGGGTCGAGGGCAACGCGAACGACGACGCGAGCTTCATGCAGCAGACCGTGTACCAGTACCTGCCGGTGGCGATCTTCTCCGCCGATCAGGCGCAGGCCTCCGCCCCGACGCCGTCCGCGACCCCCTGA
- a CDS encoding DUF4012 domain-containing protein has protein sequence MPNAVSSRPLRRAQLALIAVAAAFLLAVVVLAAWVGIRGALAYGELREVESSARTAVDSIADPAAAAPHIADVAEHAANARDLTSDPLWRLAEGAPWIGPQLSAVATIAAAADDVARDGLVPLADVASAFSADAFRPVDGRIDTAIFTEIAGPARAGADTVADAAASVSALDDTPLLAPVRSAVDEVATLLDTGATATDALARAATLLPAMLGASGERTYLVAFQNNAEWRSMGGIVGAMAVIRTADGRIELTGQGSSSDFRNFGEPVLPLDPEIERIYETRPGRYIQNVTQIPDFTVGAPLAREMWLRESGQSVDGVIATDPVALSYILEATGPVELPTGDVLSSENAVALLLNDVYARYEDPRAQDAFFAAASAAVFERLAAGAADPATLISALGRAGDQRRLLLWSAVPEDQAVLADTTLAGTLPASDDDTAAFGVFLNDGTGSKMDYYLTADTRLTWGSCTTDGRGAGAAPLTLDVTLTNNAPADAATALPEYVTGGGAFGVPPGVARTVAYLYLPEGYALSSAVRSDGAGFGGGSHAGRQVMVFSSDLAPGQSVTATLTVTPDGGVGVSSASAAVTPTIDANRPTIVVAGCGGA, from the coding sequence GTGCCGAACGCCGTCTCGTCCCGGCCCCTGCGGAGGGCGCAGCTCGCGCTGATCGCCGTGGCCGCCGCATTCCTGCTCGCCGTCGTCGTCCTCGCCGCGTGGGTGGGCATCCGCGGGGCCCTGGCCTATGGCGAGCTGCGCGAGGTCGAGTCCTCCGCCCGCACCGCCGTCGACTCCATCGCCGATCCCGCCGCGGCGGCCCCGCACATCGCCGACGTCGCCGAGCACGCCGCGAACGCTCGCGACCTCACCTCCGACCCGCTGTGGCGGCTGGCCGAGGGAGCGCCCTGGATCGGCCCGCAGCTGAGCGCGGTCGCCACGATCGCCGCGGCGGCCGACGACGTGGCCCGCGACGGACTCGTACCGCTCGCCGACGTCGCGTCGGCGTTCTCGGCCGACGCCTTCCGCCCCGTCGACGGCCGCATCGACACCGCGATCTTCACCGAGATCGCCGGTCCCGCGCGCGCCGGCGCCGACACCGTGGCCGATGCGGCGGCATCCGTGTCCGCGCTCGATGACACCCCGCTGCTGGCCCCGGTGCGGTCGGCGGTCGACGAGGTCGCCACCCTGCTCGACACCGGCGCCACGGCGACCGACGCGCTCGCCCGCGCCGCGACCCTGCTGCCCGCGATGCTGGGCGCATCGGGCGAGCGCACCTACCTCGTGGCCTTCCAGAACAACGCCGAGTGGCGCTCGATGGGCGGCATCGTCGGCGCGATGGCCGTGATCCGCACCGCCGACGGGCGCATCGAGCTCACCGGCCAGGGCTCGTCGTCGGACTTCCGCAACTTCGGCGAGCCGGTGCTGCCCCTCGACCCCGAGATCGAGCGCATCTACGAGACGCGTCCGGGCCGTTACATCCAGAACGTCACCCAGATCCCCGACTTCACCGTCGGCGCACCGCTGGCCCGCGAGATGTGGCTGCGCGAGAGCGGGCAGTCCGTCGACGGTGTCATCGCCACCGACCCCGTCGCCCTGTCGTACATCCTCGAGGCGACGGGCCCCGTCGAGCTGCCGACGGGCGACGTGCTGTCGTCCGAGAACGCCGTCGCGCTGCTGCTCAACGACGTCTACGCGCGGTACGAGGATCCGCGGGCACAGGATGCCTTCTTCGCGGCGGCCTCCGCGGCGGTCTTCGAGCGCCTCGCCGCCGGCGCCGCCGACCCCGCGACGCTCATCAGTGCCCTCGGCCGCGCCGGCGACCAGCGGCGGCTGCTGCTGTGGAGCGCCGTGCCGGAGGACCAGGCCGTGCTCGCGGACACGACGCTCGCGGGCACCCTGCCCGCGAGCGATGACGACACCGCCGCCTTCGGCGTGTTCCTCAACGACGGCACCGGCTCGAAGATGGACTACTACCTCACCGCCGACACCCGGCTGACGTGGGGCTCGTGCACGACCGACGGCCGCGGCGCCGGCGCCGCTCCGCTCACGCTCGACGTCACTCTCACCAACAACGCCCCCGCCGATGCTGCCACCGCACTCCCCGAGTACGTCACGGGCGGCGGCGCGTTCGGGGTGCCCCCGGGGGTGGCGCGGACGGTCGCCTATCTGTACCTCCCCGAGGGCTACGCGCTGTCATCGGCGGTCCGATCCGACGGCGCCGGCTTCGGCGGCGGATCGCACGCCGGCCGGCAGGTCATGGTGTTCTCGTCAGACCTGGCTCCGGGGCAGTCGGTGACCGCGACCCTCACGGTGACCCCCGATGGCGGCGTCGGCGTGTCGAGCGCCTCCGCCGCCGTGACGCCGACCATCGACGCGAATCGGCCCACGATTGTTGTCGCCGGGTGCGGCGGGGCATAG
- a CDS encoding cell wall protein, with translation MRRTASFAAAAALAAAIVALPAAASASTTGATIYPPTNSCTTTPSTFVAGSTVEFACADGTFGPDEAVTITVRGENGAGVVFARASFAVTTGTTVRESTASGALEPVALTFPADAVGVYNIEAISASSAGGTASASVTTEAGLPATGGDARTALGLWVGGGSLVAAGATIALAAAVRRARDARI, from the coding sequence ATGCGCCGCACCGCCTCTTTCGCCGCCGCTGCGGCCCTCGCCGCCGCGATCGTCGCGCTTCCCGCCGCGGCATCCGCGTCGACGACCGGTGCGACCATCTACCCGCCGACGAACTCGTGCACGACGACGCCGAGCACGTTCGTCGCCGGCAGCACCGTCGAGTTCGCCTGCGCCGACGGCACCTTCGGCCCCGACGAGGCCGTTACCATCACCGTGCGCGGTGAGAACGGCGCCGGCGTCGTGTTCGCCCGCGCCTCCTTCGCCGTCACCACCGGCACCACGGTCCGCGAGTCCACCGCCAGCGGCGCCCTCGAGCCCGTCGCGCTGACCTTCCCGGCCGATGCCGTCGGCGTCTACAACATCGAGGCGATCTCCGCCTCGTCCGCCGGCGGCACGGCGAGCGCGTCGGTCACGACCGAGGCCGGCCTGCCCGCCACGGGTGGCGACGCACGCACGGCGCTCGGCCTGTGGGTCGGGGGCGGCTCGCTGGTCGCGGCCGGCGCCACGATCGCCCTCGCCGCGGCCGTCCGTCGGGCGCGCGACGCGCGCATCTGA
- a CDS encoding endonuclease/exonuclease/phosphatase family protein, whose product MKVISYNLRKHRAASELADLVEQHAADVLCLQEADTAGIPDEISGLRLAEATARNRLGLAVYYRENTYRAVEVRSLALKKSLHDRVLKPAEERMLGVRLRDIDHGRDLIVASFHAAPLTALNSLRRNQIQAALTSLSELGEGLPILMVGDYNYPVFKENLGQVVRQQGYELTLSDARTYTRYKFFRGHYDFATSVGFDIARVQTLPQGRSDHLPILVTAEAG is encoded by the coding sequence ATGAAGGTCATCTCGTACAACCTGCGCAAGCACCGCGCGGCATCCGAACTCGCCGACCTCGTCGAACAGCACGCCGCTGACGTGCTGTGCCTGCAGGAGGCCGACACCGCCGGCATCCCGGACGAGATCAGCGGCCTTCGCCTGGCCGAGGCGACCGCGCGCAACCGGCTCGGGCTCGCCGTGTACTACCGCGAGAACACCTACCGCGCCGTCGAGGTCCGCTCGCTCGCGCTGAAGAAGTCGCTGCACGACCGCGTGCTCAAGCCCGCGGAGGAGCGCATGCTGGGTGTGCGGCTGCGCGACATCGACCACGGTCGCGACCTCATCGTCGCGAGTTTCCACGCCGCCCCTCTGACGGCGCTGAACTCGCTGCGGCGCAACCAGATCCAGGCGGCGCTGACCTCGCTCAGCGAGCTGGGCGAGGGGCTGCCGATCCTCATGGTCGGCGATTACAACTACCCCGTGTTCAAGGAGAACCTCGGCCAGGTCGTGCGGCAGCAGGGGTACGAGCTGACCCTCAGCGACGCGCGGACGTACACGCGCTACAAGTTCTTCCGCGGTCACTATGACTTCGCGACGAGCGTCGGGTTCGACATCGCCCGGGTGCAGACGCTGCCGCAGGGGCGCAGCGACCACCTGCCGATCCTCGTCACGGCCGAGGCCGGCTGA
- the truA gene encoding tRNA pseudouridine(38-40) synthase TruA has product MRLRLDIAYDGTAFSGWARQPQLRTVQGAIEAAVTRVLGGEAQLVVAGRTDAGVHASGQVAHLDLSDAQAARLGRGRDPEPSSLAARLNGVLGRYADVHVRATSVAAAGFDARFSAVWRRYAYRVADRATGYDPLERFRTTFVPAALDVAAMDAAARSLTGLHDFAAYCKPRPEATTIRTLLEFDWRRDDTGVLVANVKADAFCHSMVRALVGACVAVGEGRLQVADVAALRDARTRTSAFPVLAARGLTLTEVGYPADELLAARAEQTRARRATDT; this is encoded by the coding sequence GTGCGTCTGCGACTGGACATCGCCTACGACGGCACGGCGTTCTCGGGGTGGGCGCGGCAGCCGCAGCTGCGGACCGTGCAGGGCGCGATCGAGGCCGCCGTGACGCGGGTGCTGGGTGGAGAGGCGCAGCTGGTGGTCGCGGGGCGCACCGACGCCGGCGTGCATGCGTCGGGTCAGGTCGCCCACCTCGACCTCAGCGACGCGCAGGCGGCGCGGCTCGGCCGCGGGCGCGACCCGGAGCCGTCGTCCCTCGCGGCGCGGCTCAACGGGGTGCTCGGCCGCTACGCCGACGTGCACGTGCGCGCGACGTCCGTCGCCGCCGCCGGCTTCGACGCCCGGTTCTCCGCCGTGTGGCGGCGGTACGCCTATCGGGTGGCCGACCGGGCCACCGGCTACGACCCGCTCGAGCGGTTCCGGACGACGTTCGTCCCCGCCGCCCTCGACGTGGCGGCGATGGATGCCGCGGCCCGCAGCCTCACCGGACTGCACGACTTCGCTGCCTACTGCAAGCCGCGGCCCGAGGCCACGACGATCCGCACCCTGCTGGAGTTCGACTGGCGGCGCGACGACACGGGCGTCCTTGTGGCGAACGTGAAGGCCGACGCCTTCTGCCACAGCATGGTCCGGGCGCTCGTCGGCGCGTGCGTCGCGGTCGGCGAGGGGCGGCTCCAGGTGGCGGATGTCGCCGCGCTGCGCGACGCCCGCACCCGCACGAGCGCGTTCCCGGTGCTGGCGGCGCGCGGGCTCACGCTGACGGAGGTCGGCTACCCCGCCGACGAGCTGCTCGCGGCGCGAGCGGAGCAGACCCGCGCGCGCCGCGCAACCGACACCTGA
- a CDS encoding PfkB family carbohydrate kinase, with translation MMGSAEVLVLGEALVDVVESAGSVSEHVGGSPANVAVGVSRLGVPVRLATRLGRDARGERIAAHLRASAVEISETAWTDAATDSAHARIQADGSAQYTFAVAGVVAPDDGGETVLVHTGSIALFLDPGGETCLAALEAARGRAIVTVDPNIRPALVGAHDAALARFARAAAAADLVKLSDEDAAWLWPGAPADEVLETIAAWGTGAVVMTRGAEGAIGRAPDGVLVTVPGATVAVADTIGAGDSFMASLIATLVERGVPADADALRAALQFAARAAAITVSRPGANPPTRAELEA, from the coding sequence ATGATGGGCTCTGCGGAGGTCCTCGTGCTGGGCGAGGCGTTGGTCGACGTCGTCGAGTCGGCCGGCAGCGTCAGCGAGCACGTGGGGGGCAGCCCCGCCAACGTCGCGGTCGGGGTCTCGCGCCTGGGCGTTCCGGTGCGGCTGGCCACGCGGCTGGGCCGCGACGCGCGCGGTGAGCGCATCGCCGCCCACCTGCGGGCGTCGGCGGTCGAGATCTCCGAGACGGCGTGGACGGATGCCGCCACCGACAGCGCTCACGCGCGCATCCAGGCCGACGGCTCGGCGCAGTACACCTTCGCCGTCGCCGGGGTCGTCGCCCCCGACGACGGTGGCGAGACCGTCCTCGTGCACACCGGGTCGATCGCCCTGTTCCTCGACCCGGGCGGCGAGACGTGTCTCGCGGCCCTCGAGGCTGCGCGCGGTCGTGCGATCGTCACGGTCGACCCGAACATCCGGCCGGCGCTCGTCGGCGCGCACGACGCCGCGCTGGCGCGATTCGCCCGCGCCGCCGCGGCAGCCGATCTGGTGAAGCTGAGCGACGAGGATGCCGCGTGGCTGTGGCCCGGCGCCCCCGCGGATGAGGTGCTCGAGACCATCGCGGCGTGGGGGACCGGCGCCGTCGTCATGACGCGGGGCGCCGAGGGAGCGATCGGACGGGCGCCGGACGGCGTGCTCGTCACGGTGCCGGGTGCGACGGTCGCCGTCGCCGACACCATCGGCGCGGGCGATTCGTTCATGGCGAGTCTCATCGCGACGCTCGTCGAGCGCGGGGTGCCGGCGGACGCCGACGCGCTGCGCGCGGCCCTGCAGTTCGCCGCGCGCGCCGCCGCGATCACCGTGTCGCGTCCCGGCGCGAACCCGCCCACGCGCGCCGAGCTGGAAGCCTGA
- a CDS encoding acyltransferase family protein, translating to MTSPPLPRARIAGLDGLRALAVLLVVLAHLFPAGPLRNGYIGVDVFFVLSGFLITSLLLRESARHGRIRLRRFWARRARRLLPALVAVVTVSASLAWVVGGDVLVDMGRQVVGAATFSYNWVSLAGGTGYFAATDPELFRNLWSLAVEEQFYLVWPLVLPLFLLLPGRRSRTAVASLLAAASAAWAVVSLSSGADLTRVYFGTDTHAFGLLLGVALAFLLQGAVARRASIAGVGPVWGVVVGSLAVAGLVATAVITGAGDAGVTFPLSSIVASLLTAVAVAVAAWPGSWFGRALDIAPLRWIGERSYAIYLWHWPLVVLATFRLTGAGPDVAVPVSVGLAVLVATLALSAGSYHWLEQPVRRHGFRGALRLARANLHARPARRLATLAVAALAVVALGGTTAAVAVAPAETSSETAVDAGRAALEQAQRDAAAHPAPTAQAVDGSQVTAVGDSVMLASAPGLLAEMPGIDVDAEVSRSLGAGARIIENLAASGALRPYVVVGLGTNGPVSGEALQRIVDAAGPERSVILVNAFAPRDWIPGVNRDLTAFAAAHPRVVVADWAGAIAGRTDLLAADQIHPGAEGGAIFARTVREAVAGAETQRATAAWAAERTRTFLLELFEGRGADQ from the coding sequence ATGACTTCACCTCCGCTTCCGCGCGCCCGCATCGCCGGGCTCGACGGCCTGCGCGCCCTCGCCGTGCTGCTCGTCGTCCTCGCCCACCTGTTCCCCGCCGGCCCGCTGCGCAACGGCTACATCGGCGTCGACGTGTTCTTCGTCCTCTCGGGCTTCCTCATCACGAGCCTGCTGCTGCGCGAGAGCGCCCGCCACGGCCGCATCCGCCTCCGTCGCTTCTGGGCGCGGCGCGCCCGGCGCCTGCTGCCCGCGCTCGTGGCCGTCGTCACGGTGAGCGCGTCGCTGGCGTGGGTCGTGGGCGGTGACGTCCTCGTCGACATGGGCAGACAGGTCGTCGGCGCAGCGACCTTCTCGTACAACTGGGTCTCGCTCGCCGGGGGCACCGGCTACTTCGCCGCGACCGACCCCGAGCTCTTCCGCAACCTCTGGTCGCTCGCCGTCGAGGAGCAGTTCTACCTCGTCTGGCCGCTCGTGCTGCCGTTGTTCCTGCTGCTGCCGGGGCGACGTTCGCGCACCGCCGTCGCGTCGCTGCTCGCCGCCGCCTCGGCGGCCTGGGCCGTCGTGAGCCTGTCCTCCGGCGCCGACCTGACCCGGGTCTACTTCGGCACCGACACGCACGCGTTCGGGCTGCTCCTCGGCGTCGCTCTGGCGTTCCTCCTGCAGGGCGCGGTGGCGCGACGGGCATCGATCGCCGGCGTCGGTCCGGTCTGGGGCGTGGTGGTCGGCTCGCTCGCGGTCGCCGGCCTCGTCGCCACCGCCGTCATCACCGGCGCTGGCGACGCGGGCGTCACCTTCCCCCTCTCGAGCATCGTCGCCTCGCTCCTCACCGCGGTCGCCGTCGCGGTGGCGGCGTGGCCCGGGTCCTGGTTCGGGCGCGCACTCGACATCGCTCCCCTGCGGTGGATCGGCGAGCGGTCGTACGCCATCTACCTGTGGCACTGGCCGCTCGTCGTCCTGGCGACGTTCCGGCTGACCGGGGCCGGACCCGACGTCGCGGTGCCCGTCAGCGTGGGTCTCGCCGTCCTCGTCGCGACGCTCGCCCTCTCTGCGGGGTCGTACCACTGGCTCGAGCAGCCCGTGCGCCGTCACGGCTTCCGCGGCGCGCTCCGCCTCGCCCGCGCCAACCTGCACGCCCGGCCCGCGCGCCGCCTCGCGACCCTCGCCGTGGCCGCGCTGGCCGTCGTCGCCCTCGGGGGTACGACCGCGGCCGTGGCGGTGGCTCCCGCCGAGACCTCGAGCGAGACCGCCGTCGACGCCGGCCGCGCCGCCCTCGAGCAGGCGCAGCGCGACGCGGCGGCCCATCCCGCGCCGACCGCGCAGGCGGTGGACGGCTCGCAGGTGACGGCCGTGGGCGATTCGGTCATGCTCGCCTCGGCGCCCGGCCTGCTCGCCGAGATGCCGGGCATCGACGTCGACGCCGAAGTATCTCGGTCGCTGGGCGCCGGCGCCCGCATCATCGAGAACCTCGCCGCCTCTGGCGCGCTGCGCCCCTACGTCGTCGTGGGCCTGGGGACGAACGGTCCCGTGTCGGGCGAGGCGCTGCAGCGCATCGTCGACGCCGCCGGACCCGAGCGATCCGTCATCCTCGTCAACGCGTTCGCGCCGCGGGACTGGATCCCCGGCGTCAACCGCGACCTCACCGCCTTCGCCGCGGCGCATCCGCGCGTCGTCGTCGCCGACTGGGCCGGGGCGATCGCGGGGCGCACCGACCTGCTCGCCGCCGACCAGATCCACCCGGGGGCAGAGGGCGGCGCGATCTTCGCCCGAACCGTGCGCGAGGCGGTCGCCGGGGCCGAGACTCAGCGGGCGACCGCCGCGTGGGCCGCCGAGCGCACCCGCACGTTCCTGCTGGAGCTGTTCGAGGGGCGTGGCGCCGATCAGTAG
- a CDS encoding GNAT family N-acetyltransferase produces the protein MSENNARSLAERVGTASDPVLPTHPDVAQWRGATVADVDAIHGVQVAADRVDHPTWTTPRHEVAERFELSHVDPLRDTLIAFDAQGEAVAVGTVTLHPSRDEHLHVHLSGAVRPDRRGRGIGAALFAWQHARAEQQLVEAATASEAVAALPAQIQIYASEKDAALERIAEAHGYRTERWFSTMHRDLSEPIPELEPVPGIELVPFTSDRAEDARAARNDAFRDHWGSLPSSPERWQQFIGGPLLRPDLCTLALEDGRIVAFCLASVNEEDFEMLGPNAYIDLVGVVRSHRRRGLAPRVIARSLTAMRDAGLGTAVLDVDTESPTGANALYGGLGFTSYERDRVLVRHY, from the coding sequence GTGAGCGAGAACAACGCGAGGAGCCTGGCCGAACGCGTCGGGACGGCATCCGATCCGGTGCTGCCCACGCATCCCGATGTCGCGCAGTGGCGCGGCGCGACCGTCGCCGACGTCGACGCGATCCACGGCGTGCAGGTCGCGGCCGACCGCGTCGACCACCCGACCTGGACCACGCCGCGACACGAGGTCGCCGAGCGGTTCGAGCTGTCGCACGTCGACCCCCTCCGCGACACCCTGATCGCGTTCGACGCGCAGGGCGAGGCGGTCGCCGTCGGTACCGTCACGCTGCACCCCTCGCGCGACGAGCACCTGCACGTTCACCTCAGCGGCGCGGTGCGCCCCGACCGCCGCGGCCGCGGCATTGGCGCGGCGCTCTTCGCGTGGCAGCACGCGCGCGCCGAGCAGCAGCTGGTCGAGGCGGCGACGGCGTCGGAGGCCGTCGCCGCGCTCCCGGCGCAGATCCAGATCTATGCGTCCGAGAAGGATGCCGCGCTCGAGCGCATCGCCGAGGCGCACGGCTATCGCACCGAGCGCTGGTTCTCGACGATGCACCGTGACCTGAGCGAGCCGATCCCCGAGCTCGAGCCTGTGCCCGGCATCGAGCTGGTGCCGTTCACGTCCGACCGCGCCGAGGACGCCCGAGCGGCCCGCAACGACGCCTTCCGGGATCACTGGGGGAGCCTCCCCAGCTCGCCGGAGCGGTGGCAGCAGTTCATCGGGGGGCCGCTGCTGCGCCCCGACCTGTGCACGCTCGCGCTCGAGGACGGGCGGATCGTCGCGTTCTGTCTCGCCTCGGTCAACGAGGAGGACTTCGAGATGCTCGGTCCGAACGCGTACATCGACCTCGTCGGGGTCGTGCGCTCGCACCGGCGCCGGGGTCTCGCCCCGCGCGTCATCGCGCGGTCGCTCACGGCGATGCGCGATGCAGGGCTCGGCACGGCGGTGCTCGACGTCGACACCGAGAGCCCGACGGGCGCGAACGCGCTCTACGGCGGACTCGGCTTCACCTCGTACGAGCGCGACCGGGTGCTCGTCCGGCACTACTGA
- the rplQ gene encoding 50S ribosomal protein L17, whose protein sequence is MPKPTKGPRLGGGPAHERLLLANLAAALFTHKSITTTETKAKRLRPYAERLVTFAKRGDLHARRRVASVIGDKSVVHELFAEIAPLVAEREGGYTRITKVGNRKGDNAPMAVIELVLEPVNPKPKSAKKSATAPAAEEAPVEEAPVEETTEAPADDTAADAGAESPEEGAAAEAAAEDAAEAPAEDDTK, encoded by the coding sequence ATGCCTAAGCCCACCAAGGGTCCCCGCCTCGGAGGCGGCCCCGCCCACGAGCGCCTGCTTCTCGCGAACCTCGCCGCGGCCCTGTTCACGCACAAGTCGATCACCACGACCGAGACCAAGGCCAAGCGCCTGCGTCCGTACGCCGAGCGTCTCGTGACGTTCGCGAAGCGCGGCGACCTGCACGCTCGCCGTCGCGTCGCGTCGGTCATCGGCGACAAGAGCGTCGTGCACGAGCTGTTCGCCGAGATCGCGCCGCTCGTCGCCGAGCGCGAGGGTGGCTACACCCGCATCACGAAGGTCGGGAACCGCAAGGGCGACAACGCCCCCATGGCCGTCATCGAGCTCGTGCTCGAGCCGGTGAACCCGAAGCCGAAGTCGGCCAAGAAGTCGGCCACCGCCCCCGCCGCCGAGGAGGCTCCGGTCGAGGAGGCTCCCGTCGAGGAGACCACCGAGGCTCCGGCCGACGACACCGCCGCCGACGCCGGCGCCGAGTCGCCGGAGGAGGGCGCAGCCGCCGAGGCTGCGGCCGAGGACGCCGCTGAGGCTCCCGCCGAGGACGACACGAAGTAA
- a CDS encoding DNA-directed RNA polymerase subunit alpha, protein MLIAQRPTLTEEKIGEFRSRFVVEPLEPGFGYTIGNALRRSLLSSIPGAAVTSIRFDGVLHEFSTIPGVKEDVTEIILNIKQLVVSSERDEPITAYLRKTGAGEVTAADISAPAGVEVHNPDLVIATLNDSAKFELELVIERGRGYVSATQNRNEYAEAGQIPIDSIYSPVLKVSYRVEATRAGERTDFDKLVLDVETKASISPRDAVASAGRTLTELFGLARELNVEAEGIEIGPAPVAEVLTNELSMPIEDLDLSVRSYNCLKREGINTVSELVALSETQLMNIRNFGQKSVDEVRDKLVSLGLSLKDSVPGFDGAHFYGGYDDENL, encoded by the coding sequence GTGCTCATCGCACAGCGTCCCACTCTGACCGAGGAGAAGATCGGCGAGTTCCGCAGCCGGTTCGTCGTCGAGCCGCTCGAGCCCGGCTTCGGCTACACCATCGGCAACGCGCTGCGCCGCAGCCTGCTGTCGTCGATCCCCGGCGCAGCCGTGACCAGCATCCGTTTCGACGGTGTGCTCCACGAGTTCAGCACCATCCCGGGCGTGAAGGAGGATGTCACCGAGATCATCCTCAACATCAAGCAGCTCGTGGTCTCGTCGGAGCGCGACGAGCCCATCACGGCGTACCTGCGCAAGACCGGTGCCGGTGAGGTCACGGCCGCCGACATCTCGGCTCCCGCCGGTGTCGAGGTCCACAACCCCGACCTGGTCATCGCGACGCTCAACGACAGCGCGAAGTTCGAGCTCGAGCTCGTCATCGAGCGCGGCCGCGGCTACGTCTCGGCGACGCAGAACCGCAATGAGTACGCCGAGGCCGGCCAGATCCCGATCGACTCGATCTACTCGCCCGTGCTCAAGGTCAGCTACCGCGTCGAGGCGACGCGTGCCGGTGAGCGCACCGACTTCGACAAGCTGGTGCTCGACGTCGAGACGAAGGCCTCGATCTCGCCCCGCGACGCCGTCGCGTCGGCCGGTCGCACCCTGACCGAGCTGTTCGGTCTCGCTCGCGAGCTGAACGTCGAGGCTGAGGGCATCGAGATCGGCCCCGCGCCGGTCGCCGAGGTTCTCACCAACGAGCTGTCGATGCCGATCGAGGACCTCGATCTGTCGGTCCGCTCGTACAACTGCCTCAAGCGCGAGGGCATCAACACGGTGTCCGAGCTGGTCGCCCTCTCGGAGACCCAGCTCATGAACATCCGCAACTTCGGTCAGAAGTCGGTCGACGAGGTGCGCGACAAGCTCGTCTCGCTCGGCCTGTCGCTGAAGGACTCGGTCCCCGGGTTCGACGGTGCGCACTTCTACGGCGGATACGACGACGAGAACCTCTGA
- the rpsK gene encoding 30S ribosomal protein S11, with amino-acid sequence MAQAKSAARKPRRKEKKNIALGHAHIKSTFNNTIVSITDPSGAVISWASSGGVGFKGSRKSTPYAAGMAAESAARQAQEHGVKKVDVFVKGPGSGRETAIRSLTAAGLEVGSIQDVTPQAHNGCRPPKRRRV; translated from the coding sequence ATGGCACAGGCCAAGTCCGCAGCGCGCAAGCCGCGCCGCAAGGAGAAGAAGAACATCGCGCTGGGCCACGCCCACATCAAGTCGACGTTCAACAACACGATCGTCTCGATCACCGACCCGTCGGGCGCCGTCATCAGCTGGGCCTCCTCGGGTGGCGTCGGCTTCAAGGGCTCGCGCAAGTCGACCCCCTACGCCGCCGGCATGGCCGCCGAGTCCGCTGCGCGTCAGGCGCAGGAGCACGGCGTCAAGAAGGTCGACGTCTTCGTCAAGGGCCCGGGTTCGGGCCGCGAGACCGCGATCCGCTCGCTGACGGCCGCCGGCCTCGAGGTGGGGTCCATCCAGGACGTCACCCCGCAGGCCCACAACGGCTGCCGTCCCCCCAAGCGCCGCCGCGTCTGA